One region of Legionellales bacterium genomic DNA includes:
- the ric gene encoding iron-sulfur cluster repair di-iron protein has product METETVSFNNETYSCNECCKLAPTPNAYTFEMADYVLHFCGLDCYEQWLKKDLVVNDDYPPVLDKTVGNLVKEHPALAKVFEALSIDYCCGGNVTLKEICTRHNLLPSTVIKQIFSVLHENKESSEQRLDELSTSELIQHILDKHHNYLHTALPRLKILMDKVVKAHSKNHPELLPMNDLYTAFYREMEQHLLLEENTVFPQLLKIGSTNHSNEFTEVEIKKYINELKEEHQKAGDDLKSLRQLSHYYLLPKDACNTYRALLSGLAEMEKDIFQHVHLENNILLPRIINMIQSTHA; this is encoded by the coding sequence ATGGAAACTGAAACCGTATCATTCAACAATGAAACATACTCATGTAACGAATGCTGTAAATTGGCACCAACACCGAACGCCTATACTTTTGAAATGGCGGATTACGTATTACATTTTTGTGGCTTAGACTGCTATGAACAATGGTTAAAGAAAGACCTTGTTGTAAACGATGATTACCCACCTGTACTTGATAAAACCGTAGGCAATTTAGTCAAAGAACATCCTGCCTTAGCCAAAGTATTTGAAGCCTTATCAATTGATTACTGTTGTGGCGGAAACGTGACATTAAAGGAGATCTGCACTCGACACAATCTACTGCCCTCAACGGTGATAAAGCAGATATTCAGCGTACTGCATGAAAATAAAGAATCTTCAGAACAACGCTTAGATGAATTATCTACCTCTGAACTTATCCAGCACATTCTGGATAAACATCATAATTATCTTCACACGGCGTTGCCTCGTTTAAAAATATTAATGGATAAAGTAGTTAAAGCACATAGCAAAAATCATCCAGAATTATTACCCATGAACGATCTTTATACCGCATTTTACCGTGAAATGGAGCAACATTTGCTGTTAGAGGAGAATACCGTTTTCCCTCAATTGCTTAAAATCGGATCTACAAATCATAGTAACGAATTTACTGAGGTCGAAATAAAAAAATATATCAATGAGCTTAAGGAAGAGCATCAAAAGGCAGGGGATGATTTAAAAAGCTTAAGACAATTAAGTCATTATTATTTACTACCAAAAGATGCTTGTAACACTTATCGAGCACTGTTAAGTGGATTGGCTGAGATGGAAAAGGACATATTTCAACATGTGCATTTAGAAAATAACATTCTTTTACCGCGTATCATTAATATGATCCAAAGTACTCACGCATAA